One region of Quercus lobata isolate SW786 chromosome 2, ValleyOak3.0 Primary Assembly, whole genome shotgun sequence genomic DNA includes:
- the LOC115973841 gene encoding uncharacterized protein LOC115973841, with protein MKVAQLIHNELHCWKAELIRQMFDKPSAQAILAIPIPITSNADELVWVLDSKGVFSVKSAYIASNPQFNSPVRSTVKWKKLWSLKAPERLKMFLWRLCVNALPTRDNLFKRMNSVDTSCVLCNESEENPCHLFLHCPFAKALWFAACWGFKAEEVAVVSTEDFVNMVLNPPNVLCNSWEQWKVSLTMASTLEEIWYLRNSVLHSKSPLELHVSIQRIQRRCQEYMVTCPLSPSQPVPHDPTRWAPPPPGCIKLNVDAALSSSKATVAVVARGCSGAVCGVWAKTISLRSPLQAEAEAILWAVQIALKEGWSYVSIEGDSKTCMDYLSLLKTDLEWSIRIIISNVAVLAKSLANCSFVWVRRCCNSAAHVAAKFALCSFLLFLFFKDYLPPAILAVCMEESKLCS; from the coding sequence ATGAAGGTGGCCCAGCTTATTCACAACGAGCTGCATTGTTGGAAAGCCGAGCTGATACGCCAAATGTTTGACAAACCTTCCGCTCAAGCTATCCTAGCTATCCCAATTCCTATTACATCCAATGCAGATGAGTTAGTTTGGGTGTTGGACTCAAAGGGGGTTTTCTCAGTTAAATCAGCTTACATTGCTTCAAACCCTCAGTTCAACTCGCCAGTGAGATCAACAGTAAAATGGAAGAAGCTCTGGAGCCTAAAAGCTCCGGAAAGGTTAAAAATGTTCCTTTGGAGATTATGTGTCAATGCCCTTCCCACCAGAGACAATCTTTTCAAGCGCATGAACAGTGTTGACACATCTTGCGTGCTTTGTAATGAGTCTGAAGAGAACCCATGCCACCTTTTCCTTCACTGCCCATTTGCCAAAGCACTTTGGTTCGCAGCGTGTTGGGGTTTTAAAGCAGAGGAAGTTGCTGTAGTATCCACTGAAGATTTTGTAAACATGGTTCTCAACCCCCCAAATGTGTTATGTAACTCCTGGGAGCAATGGAAGGTCTCTCTAACCATGGCCTCAACATTAGAGGAAATCTGGTACCTTAGAAATTCTGTTCTGCACTCGAAGTCTCCGCTGGAACTGCATGTTTCTATTCAGCGGATTCAAAGAAGATGTCAAGAATACATGGTTACATGCCCTTTATCCCCTTCCCAACCGGTGCCTCATGATCCAACACGTTGGGCTCCACCCCCACCTGGTTGCATTAAACTCAACGTTGATGCGGCCTTATCGAGCTCTAAGGCAACTGTAGCAGTTGTTGCAAGGGGTTGTTCTGGCGCCGTCTGTGGTGTTTGGGCCAAAACCATATCCCTCCGTTCACCGCTCCAAGCTGAAGCTGAAGCGATCCTTTGGGCTGTCCAGATTGCTTTAAAGGAAGGGTGGAGTTATGTTTCAATCGAAGGGGACTCTAAGACCTGTATGGATTATCTATCTCTGCTTAAGACTGATCTGGAATGGTCCATCCGAATCATCATCTCTAACGTGGCTGTGTTAGCAAAGTCTTTGGCTAATTGTTCTTTTGTTTGGGTTAGAAGGTGTTGTAATTCTGCAGCACATGTAGCTGCTAAATTTGCTTTATGCtcctttttgttgtttcttttcttcaagGATTATCTTCCCCCAGCGATTTTAGCTGTTTGTATGGAAGAGTCCAAACTGTGTTCCTAG